The Diachasmimorpha longicaudata isolate KC_UGA_2023 chromosome 2, iyDiaLong2, whole genome shotgun sequence genome segment GCAATATCAAGAGAACTGTCCAATTGCATGATCCAATGTTCAAGATACCTACCCCTGGACCAGTGGCTCATGGGGGTTCTGAGAAGCAGCCCGAACCTAGCTCTATGTAACTACCTGAAGGTATTTCACAAGGCAGCTAAAACCAAAGAAGCAGAGACAGCCCAGGCAAGGAATTAGGGGGGAACCAGGAAACCAAGGCCGAACTGTTATTTGTTTTTTAGTTGTGTTTTCCTTTTAGAGATTTTATAAAGTAGATTTCGTATACGTGAACCATAGAAGTGAGGTCCTTTGTATTATTGAGTACAACATATATTATTTAAGGAAATCTTTTTTGTCTGTAAAAGGTGTAAAACCATAcagtggaaataaaattatttaaatttgctaagataaatactaaataaaattaatatttgataGAGATATCAAGAAATACTTTAAGATGCAACGAATATAATAAATGTCATAGGACAACTTCTAAGAACTGTTTAAGgccttttgaaaaataaagcaAAATATTGCGACCGGAAGCAATCGAGTAGCCCTTAGCTTTCTAAAGTAcacttaaataattattaagaaTGGGTCATGaaactgattaaaaaataaattttccttctGCAAAAATTTGTGGGAAGGTGGTTTTTTCTTATCTGTTCCGCTCAATCGTCCTTCTCTTACCAATAGAATaagttgtttgaaaaataaaactatgTAAAAACTAATAAACAATCCAACAGAAATTCTACGGAGTTTTCTATTGCATTATAAAAACTTATCGGCAGTGAACAAGTTTCATGCCTAAAAAATTCGTACTAAAAGATAATCAATTCTGTAGacaattctattgaatttctaCATAAATTTTCGTTGCTTAACTGCACAGTATCcgtacaaaaaatatttttttagatagAATTCTTGATTCtactcatcaaaaaaattaaacaaaataaagGGGAGACTTCTCAACTTCCATTGAGTTTTGTTTTTGTGTAGCTGCTGTCAAATTCCAACAAAACCTCATagaaattttaatagaaatccaatagaattttttctcccaatCAAACTACTGAATGCCCGCGATATAAAAATCCTGTCAATGCAAAAGTCGATGATTCATCACTTAGATATTCGTGTTGTTATCGAGACGCATATAACTCCTGATCGTTACATACGGTATTCCAAGCTCGAAGTTGTCTCGGGGCCAGTATTTGAGCAGTGGCTGTTGTTGCGGTCTCTCTTGTTTGACTGAGAAGTATGCGAAGAGGACAGTTGCCGTGTAACTTGCGATGAAGATAAACAAGTGCCAGAGTGCATGAAGATACGGGAAATTCAGACTTAACCACGTGTCGCAGAATAAGCGATCGTTTAACCAACAGGCAACTGCCAAGAGCCAAATAGCACCACAACGAACCCCTAGTCGATATACCCTTGCTGATTTGGTTCTAGAAgagtttaattatttgaacTAACAATTCGATATTGTTAATTTGGGATGACAATCAACTGGTTAATGAATTCATTGTAATCATCACTTGATTTTTGCTGCAATTTTTGCATTTTagtaacgaaataaaaaatatgttgaactcaatcgatgaaaatttattaatagtaattaataaatttccatgaattttttatatcttctgcattatatttttataagttCATTTAATACCGTAAAAAATTTACGCTGTTATCAACGATTTGAACTTTCGTGGTCTATCTCGATCTTACCGttgcaatttaattgaattcattaatCAGACTGATAAAGAAATAACTTGAATTGATTTATTCCCCTTGTCCGCTGTTTTCCAATAtgattttcttaaaaaattaccgCTTGAGCTCTATGAACATATATGCAAATGCTGGTATCCCCAAGCACATAAGTGCAAATGCATTGATGGCCGGATGCACAAGAGCTAATCCAGTGGCAATCACAGTCGCCAGCACGGCAAGGGCAGAGAATATCTTCCTATCATTGTTCATGAAAATAGGAAAGTATCTTCTAGGGAAGAACATGCAGAATCCAGCCATGTAGACCCAGAGTATCGCAAGTTCATCCAAAAGTTGTCCTGAGCATGATCAAAATCAGTGGAACATTGCGTACACTATTATTGATATGTTTAACagaaatcgattaaaaaaacattttaaaaatcgcCGGAGGATTTTTGATTGTTGTATTATCGATTTTCTTAAATGAGTTTAATTAGAAATTCCATAAACTGCTTCGCCGAATTCGCAGCATTTTCCTATTAAATATGTTATTCATGACACGGATAGAGATTTAAGTATCTGGTGATTGAATTTACCTATTAACGAGAGTGTGGCATGAAAATAAGCACTGCTTAATCCAACGACCATGAGAAGAAACCAGATGACATGAATTGCGGGATTAACGAATCTACCGTAATCCCTGAATAGATGCATTAGAATCGGCGGCAGCAGTAGAAATACCAAATTGCTGAGCTGTAGAACAATAAGAATAAGATTGATTTACTTGAACCCGGGGCAGAGGTCAATCAACACttccaaaattattgaagttgATTTCCAAAATCAAAATCTGAATGAATTTATGTACATTCAAAAATGATCGTAATTAAGTGAATCATTTCCTCCACATTATTTAGCACTTTACAACTTTACATTTACTTTGTCAAATTTGTGGAAACAATTAGACTGAATCTGTATCATCATTACATGAtcgtaaaaattatattacagAAAAGTTGAAGGTCtcaaattgagaaattaaaataattcgatACTCAATcaaaatgagatttttttaaagagaatataaaagaaacgatgaaacaaCTCATTACAAATTATGTCGCTTTCCTAATCCAGcacaaaaacaattattttttaattgtcatcGGGTGCAGAGAACAATTGCATCCAAAACtccaaattgaatgaaaaatattaattgaacCTGAAATTATCAGATTAAAGGATTGAGAACCCGAAATCGTAGATCTGCAGGCTCAGTTCTAACAGAAATTCCGCGAGTCGAAATAAGAaattaacataaataaataattattcacttaCTGTATTCGTAAACTCAGCAATGAGGGGTGAAATACTGTAATTACCCTCGCACCAGTCGACGGGTGAGCTGCCAGGTTCCAGTAATTTCCACATAATTTCGTTGCCGTCAATTTGATTAAACTTcactaaataataattgagcTACTGTTGAGAACAACAACAGCCTGATTCACAATATTATCACTTTAAATCAATGCACCAAAGTGATAAACAATAGCTGCAGTCACTGCAATCGTTGAATCAACAGAAACGTCAGTGACATGAGACATGTGTGTTCCTTTGTTTTCGTTACAGACGAACGTCCGTGGTACTTGCATTATTATAGTGGACAAAAGACACTGCGCGTTCGTTACTGCGCACAGCGTGTTGCTCTTCAAACAAATGCGGAAGATGAACAGCTGTTGATAAAGAAGGAATAGCACTCAGCGCCTCTACCTTCAGAATTATGagtcattaaatattttcccgCCAGAATGACCAGATGATCCAACACCTTGGCCTGGTGGAGGACGATTTAcagaatttattcaataacacgagtgattttttttgtacttgTGACCCAATTGTGCGCAATATTAAATCGAAATGCCGTTGCAACTGAAACCCATGAGGTATGCTCATCCGGAGGGTCATACGTCTGTTTGTTACTTCGCTGGAGATAAGTGAGTTGaatattgtaatatttttattgacttaTTTTGACCATCGTGTCTGGCTCATCTATcagctattaaaaaatataatttcaataGTTTTACTATAGATTTATGTCCACTGAATATTTGCAttaaaaaacgtgaaaataatccaaaaCACTAAAAAGGTCAATATAATCAATCTCAATGCCCCAGAGCATTAATTCGCAATTCCTtcacaatcatttttttttgttgagaaaGGGGTGGATTAATAACCTGTGGAGCAGACGGCGACGTTCGATCATGGCTAGACCTGATGGACGACGACCCCTCCGACAGCTGTATAGCAGAACAAGCAACCTGCTGCATCTCCAAATCCTCAAATATCTACGTAGGAAATGACAACAACACAGTCCAAATCCTCAACTACCCTGACCTCGAAAAATCCGGGATAGTGACCCGTTTTTCCTCTACAGTCTCCTGCCTGGCCACGAACCAGTCCAGCAACCTGTTAGTTTCTGGTGGCTGTGACATGCGTATCCAGATAACAAACTTGGACACCTCCACCACCACCGAACTGCACGGTCATGAGGCCCCAATCCTAGATGTCACACTCGACCCGAAGGAAGAGTTCGTCGCCTCCTCCAGTGGGGACGGTACTCTCCGTATCTGGAGCATCCAGGAGAAAAAAGCCATTCACACACTCAACGTAGTTCCAAAATGCAATTCATTCTTCACAGCTAAAGTTCATTCATCCCCCTCGTTCGATCCAAAAGACGGGAAGTATTTGGCCTACCCCCAGGGGTCTGAAGTAGTTGTCATTGAAAGGGGTACCTGGAAGGAGCTATTCAGGTTGTCCTCTCCCAACTTGAAACAAGACATCAACATCTGCAAATTTTCGGAATGTGGAACAAGATTGGCAGCTTCTTCGGTGACAGGAGAAATTGTTGTATGGGATGTGGTGAGCCATAAGGAAATTGGGAGCGTCGAGCACTACCAGAAATCCAAGATAACCTGTCTCGTATGGCACCTTAAGACTCCAACAGAGCTAGCCTTTTGTGACAGTCTAGGTCAGCTAGGATCTATCGACGTTTCGTCAGTCGAGGATTCTCTTAATGACTCATCAGAGCTCTTAACGAATGGTCAAGCAGTCGACGAAGATGCCCATATTGACCTCGGAGATGATGAAGACGACGAGAACGTCATCTccttaaataaattgaaggcTTCAGTCC includes the following:
- the LOC135159837 gene encoding alkaline ceramidase, which gives rise to MWKLLEPGSSPVDWCEGNYSISPLIAEFTNTLSNLVFLLLPPILMHLFRDYGRFVNPAIHVIWFLLMVVGLSSAYFHATLSLIGQLLDELAILWVYMAGFCMFFPRRYFPIFMNNDRKIFSALAVLATVIATGLALVHPAINAFALMCLGIPAFAYMFIELKRTKSARVYRLGVRCGAIWLLAVACWLNDRLFCDTWLSLNFPYLHALWHLFIFIASYTATVLFAYFSVKQERPQQQPLLKYWPRDNFELGIPYVTIRSYMRLDNNTNI